CGTTCGACGCGTGGGGCAAGCGGCGCGACGTGAGCTGGGCGGCGTTCATCAACGTGCCGGTCGCGCTCTGGCAGTCGGGCAAGATCACGCGCGGCTATACGGGCCACGAGCAGCTTGACGAGGTGGGCCTCGTGCACATGAACGGGCGGGTCTACGACCCCGAACTCGGCCGCTTCCTCTCCGCCGATCCGTTCATCCAGGACGCCACCAACCTGCAGGCGTTGAACCCCTACACCTACGTCCAGAACAACCCGCTCTCCTTCACGGACCCAAGCGGATACTTCCTCTCCGGCCTGTTCAAGGCCATCGGCAAGGTCTTCAGCCGCGTCTTCAAGGCCATCGCCCACGCCATAAAAACCGTCCTCAACTCCTCAATCATACGGTCGCTCATACAGGTCGCCGTGTGCAGCTGGAACCCCGTGGCCTGCGTGGCGGCGGCGGGGGCGCTCACTGCCATGGCGGGAGGATCGTTGCAGGACGCCTTCAAGGCCATGGCGTTCTCGATCATGTCGATCGCGACATGGACGGGGGTCGGGGAGTTCCTGAAAGGTACGCCGCTCGCCGGCGACATCATCGGCAAAGGGCTCGTCCACGGCACCGTGGGCGGAGCGCTCAGCGTCGCCCAGGGCGGCGACTTCCTGCAGGGCTTCGCCGCGAACGCCGTCGGCGCCGCAACCGGCCTCGTCTCGAACAGCATCTCCGGCGGCGATGTCTTCCTCGACAGCGCCATCGTCGGCGCCTCCGGCGGTATGGTCTCCGTCCTCACGGGCGGGAAATTCGCGAACGGCTTCATCACAGCAGCCTTCGCTAACCTGTATAATAAATGGGCTCAGCGCTGGAAATGGCAGGCCGCGATGGCAGGCGCGAGAGTGGGCGGAGCCGTAGGAAACACTTCGGCTGCTAGAGGATTTATCATTGGCGGCGCCTTGGGCTATGCGGCAGGTTATGTCTATGACTGGTGGTATGGAGAAGATCCGAACGGAGATGTCACCGGGTTTGTCGGGGCGTATGGTTCTGTAGGATCGACAGCGAATAGTTATGCCGACGCAGGAGTTTACGATGATACGACAGCGAGAGAAGTTGGACTATATGGCGGAGGTGGCGGAAACTACGGGGGAAGCAGCATAGCAAAAATGCTATCTGGAGAGTTAGGCTATGAAATTGGTATGGTCGAAGGCGGGAAGACCAACTTTGAGGGAACTGCTTTTAATCCAAGTTTTTCGAGTGGCGGCTGGTCATATGGAACACTGATCAACAAAGATGGCCAGACTGTCGGTTATGTTATGCAAAAAAGTGTAATAGGATCCGGAAGCTCAGGAATGACCTACCAATCCACAGGATCGTACACTTCGACCGGAAGACTGTTCGGCTATTGAAGGCTCATGAAACGGCGCCTCGGAACAATCCGGGGTGCCGGGACACCAAATCAACGTCGCCGTGAAGTAGCGGGGAAGATAATGCGGTTCGAAACATATTTTTTTGTTTCTCAGAATATAAATATAAGCCTTTTATTTTTTTTATTAATTGCTGTAGTAATTTCTATTTTTTTAATTATTTCATATAGAATTTATAAAAAAAACGAATTGCCATTAAGAGATTTTTTTGCTGTCATTCTTGCGTTGCTATTTGGCTTTGGGTTTTTTGGTAACCAATTTCTTGAAACCAAGGCTTCAATAAATAAAATCATCCATTCAAATGGTATAAAAACGGTCGAAGGAAATATCGCCAATTTTCGTAAAATAGGCATGAAAAAGGAGCTATCCTTTGACGTGAAAGATACATCCTTTTCCATCAAATCTGTCCATCCGTTCGACGGCTTTAACGACTGGAGCGATCGTTCTCTGCGAGATGGACTCTATGTGCGTATAAAATATCTGCCTTATTACAACAAAGAAGAAGGAGTGCGTAACAAAATTATCCAGATAGACGTGCGCCAGTAGCGGGCAAGCGCCGCGACGTAAGCTGGGAGTTTCATCAACGTGCCGGTTCGCGCTCTGGCAGTCGGGCAAGATCGCGCGCGGCTATACCGGCTCCGCTCAAGCAGCGCGAAGCGCGGTAGCGGCGCGAAACCCGCAGCTTGACGAGGTCGGCCTCGTGCACATGAACGGGCGGGTCTACGACCCCGAACTCGGCCGCTTCGTCTCCGCCGATCCGTTCATCCAGGACGCCACCAACGATGCGATTATCGGCGGCGGGCGCGTCACTGGCGCTGTGATCGTAGATCGTGTCGCGGCTCTTCCTTGGCACCGTCAGAGAGACCGGCAGGAATGCCGGTGCGGGCTCTGGCTTCTCGTCGTTCTTGGCCAGCTTCCGCCAACGAAACAGAAGGCTTGGCTTGATCCCATGCTTGCGGGCGACCGCTGACATATTCACGCCGGGCTGCAAAGCCTCGGCGATGATCGCCTGCTTCTCGTCCTCGCTCCAGCGGCGCTGGGTATCAGCAACTACGGAATACCGGCGGGCAAAACTATCTCCAGACATAGGCACGGGCATAGCTCCTGTCGCGACAAGCGTCACAGACAAGACCTGTCTCTTACACGCACCGCAAGGCGGCCCTCAGCGGATGCTTACCGCGAAGACGTGGACCGGAGTAGGTAACCTCGGAAGGGTAAGCTGAGCGCATGGAAGATAGTCCATATATGGATTGACCTATCAAGCCAATATGTCAATTTATACATTGACACCGTCTGTTTTATATCAACCTATGGATTGACGAATGAGCATCAAGCGAGCCGTTCGCGAGCAATATCAGGCCATCGTCGACC
The genomic region above belongs to Rhodomicrobium lacus and contains:
- the tnpA gene encoding IS66-like element accessory protein TnpA, producing the protein MTLVATGAMPVPMSGDSFARRYSVVADTQRRWSEDEKQAIIAEALQPGVNMSAVARKHGIKPSLLFRWRKLAKNDEKPEPAPAFLPVSLTVPRKSRDTIYDHSASDAPAADNRIVGGVLDERIGGDEAAEFGVVDPPVHVHEADLVKLRVSRRYRASRCLSGAGIAARDLARLPEREPAR